A genomic segment from Nicotiana sylvestris chromosome 1, ASM39365v2, whole genome shotgun sequence encodes:
- the LOC104215181 gene encoding membrane protein PM19L-like: MARTVARTLAAPLLFINLVMYLIVLGFASWCLNRFINGQTNHPSFGGNGATMFFLVFAILAAVLGIISKLIGAKHLRAWRNDSLAAAGSSAVIAWAVTALAFGLACKEINIGGWRGWRLRVLEGFVIVLGVTQLLYVLMLHAGWFSSTYGPGYRDTEYGVGAPGGVGEKGTTGVTGARV; the protein is encoded by the exons atggcAAGGACAGTGGCACGAACATTAGCAGCACCGTTGTTGTTTATTAACTTAGTAATGTATCTTATTGTTTTAGGTTTTGCTAGTTGGTGTCTCAACAGGTTCATTAATGGCCAAACTAATCATCCTA GTTTTGGAGGGAATGGAGCGACGATGTTCTTCCTCGTATTCGCGATATTAGCAGCAGTGTTGGGAATAATATCGAAACTGATAGGTGCAAAACATCTAAGGGCGTGGAGAAATGACAGTCTAGCTGCTGCTGGTTCATCTGCTGTAATAGCTTGGGCTGTAACTGCACTAGCATTTGG ATTGGCATGCAAGGAGATAAACATAGGAGGATGGAGAGGATGGAGGCTAAGAGTTCTTGAAGGTTTTGTGATTGTCCTTGGAGTCACCCAACTTCTCTACGTTCTAATGCTTCACGCTGGATGGTTTAGCAGTACGTACGGTCCAGGATACAGAGATACCGAATACGGCGTCGGCGCACCCGGCGGAGTTGGAGAGAAGGGTACTACTGGTGTCACCGGAGCTAGGGTTTAA
- the LOC138868384 gene encoding uncharacterized protein — protein MNDENLLEKTLTTFHASNMVLQQQYCERDFKRYSKLISCLLVAEQHNTLLLKNHEARPTGSVPLPEANMIARRDKSGKRQNNNHGHMNVRGHDNGKRRYNSRHRGGHGKRENNMSSRNNPSRGKSGNFYRCGMKGHWKIECRALEHFVRLYQNSFKRKANNVEASSVNAPVESHLTFKNDFEAGPSNKNDDNAETNLALNDDDFQGLDDITHLEVEDFFGDQN, from the coding sequence ATGAATGATGAGAATTTACTGGAAAAGACTCTTACGACTTTTCATGCCTCAAATATGGTATTACAACAACAATACTGTGAAAGGGATTTTAAAAGGTATTCTAAATTGATCTCATGCCTTCTGGTGGCTGAGCAACATAATACCCTTTTgctgaaaaatcatgaagcccgtcccacAGGGTCAGTTCCGCTTCCTGAAGCGAATATGATAGCTAGACGTGATAAGTCTGGAAAAAGACAGAATAATAATCATGGCCACATGAATGTACGTGGGCATGACAATGGTAAGAGACGATATAATAGTCGTCATCGCGGTGGTCATGGCAAACGAGAAAATAATATGAGTTCTCGAAACAATCCTTCACGAGGCAAAAGCGGTAACTTCTACCGCTGTGGCATGAAAGGTCATTGGAAAATTGAATGCCGTGCACTTGAGCATTTTGTCAGACTTTATCAAAACTCCTTTAAAAGAAAGGCAAATAATGTTGAAGCATCTTCTGTTAATGCTCCAGTGGAGTCACATTTGACCTTTAAAAATGATTTTGAGGCAGGgccttcaaacaaaaatgatgaCAATGCCGAGACAAATCTtgctttgaatgatgatgattttCAAGGTCTCGATGATATTACTcatttggaagttgaagacttctTTGGAGATCAAAACTAA